One Acidobacteriota bacterium genomic window carries:
- a CDS encoding DinB family protein, with protein sequence MNDNTLRKSLVELLNGGQAHITFEKAIEHLNPAHRNVKPVGAQHSIWEVLEHMRLAQEDILRYTLDSDWRSPEFPAGYWPQNPQQMSDANWQQSLSGFVADLQATIKLVEDPKVDLTAVISHTDGHTYLREILLIADHNAYHLGQILQLRKALEHESA encoded by the coding sequence ATGAATGATAACACGCTTCGTAAAAGTCTTGTCGAACTCTTAAACGGCGGGCAGGCGCACATCACTTTTGAAAAGGCGATAGAACATCTGAATCCTGCACATAGAAATGTCAAACCGGTTGGCGCACAGCATTCCATCTGGGAAGTGCTCGAACATATGCGGCTCGCTCAGGAAGACATTTTGCGCTACACGCTTGACTCGGATTGGCGGTCGCCGGAATTTCCCGCGGGCTATTGGCCGCAAAATCCCCAACAGATGAGCGATGCCAATTGGCAGCAATCGCTGTCGGGTTTTGTTGCTGATTTGCAAGCAACGATTAAACTGGTTGAAGACCCGAAGGTTGATTTAACCGCGGTGATTTCGCACACCGATGGGCATACCTATCTCAGGGAAATTTTATTAATCGCCGACCATAACGCTTATCATCTCGGACAAATCCTGCAACTTCGCAAAGCCCTGGAGCATGAATCGGCGTAA
- a CDS encoding DMT family transporter, with the protein MAKLTTKIPPMLFVVAAILLWSTGGLFIKMTTLDAFAVNAARSFLAALTVAFFTFRKGLRLTPFILLKSLIYAGILSSFVYATKTTTAANAIFLQYTAPIYVLALSPFVLKEKFRGTDLIIVVCCLAGMGLFFLETPGATTQLAASRFTGNLVALVSGVLFGLYFVLLRHPKSLGNRNPAISVFYGNLLVVVFMLPFLFHHPPQPTKGDLLAVLFLGVFQIGISYTLFTYGVARGVRPFDASIIGFLEPLLNPVWVFLVVGETPSLWAIIGGLVIIATVAAHTIWNNRNRLSTAKQTTPG; encoded by the coding sequence ATGGCAAAACTCACGACCAAAATCCCCCCGATGCTCTTTGTTGTGGCGGCAATTTTACTCTGGAGCACCGGCGGGTTGTTTATCAAGATGACTACGCTCGATGCTTTTGCAGTCAATGCCGCGCGTTCGTTTCTGGCGGCGTTGACGGTTGCATTTTTCACCTTTAGAAAAGGCTTGCGGCTGACGCCGTTCATTCTGTTGAAATCGCTCATCTATGCCGGCATCCTTTCGAGCTTCGTTTACGCGACCAAAACCACTACCGCCGCCAATGCTATTTTTTTGCAGTACACCGCGCCGATTTATGTGTTGGCGTTGTCGCCTTTTGTATTGAAAGAAAAATTTCGCGGCACGGATTTGATTATCGTGGTTTGCTGTCTGGCGGGAATGGGATTGTTTTTTTTAGAAACGCCGGGCGCAACAACTCAACTGGCAGCCAGCCGCTTTACCGGCAATCTGGTGGCGCTGGTTTCAGGGGTTTTGTTCGGTTTGTATTTTGTTCTGCTGCGCCATCCGAAATCGCTTGGCAATCGCAATCCGGCAATCTCGGTGTTTTATGGCAACCTGCTGGTGGTGGTGTTTATGTTGCCCTTTCTGTTTCACCATCCGCCGCAACCGACCAAAGGTGATTTGCTTGCCGTGCTGTTTCTTGGGGTCTTTCAAATCGGCATTTCCTATACGCTCTTCACCTATGGAGTTGCCAGAGGCGTTCGCCCCTTTGATGCGAGCATCATCGGTTTTCTTGAACCCTTATTAAATCCGGTGTGGGTCTTTCTGGTGGTTGGTGAAACGCCGAGTCTGTGGGCGATTATCGGCGGGTTGGTCATCATTGCAACGGTAGCCGCGCATACCATCTGGAATAATCGCAACCGCCTATCAACCGCCAAACAAACCACTCCCGGCTAA